The following coding sequences lie in one Arachis ipaensis cultivar K30076 chromosome B03, Araip1.1, whole genome shotgun sequence genomic window:
- the LOC107633677 gene encoding swi5-dependent recombination DNA repair protein 1 homolog, which translates to MRKKTVVQMPPREKIHKLPAKPRSSTRSRDQTFTFSPSPPTSPPQTDPMARTKNTPRFPASAKPTPPPMAPPSKPSSSKPSSSKGKLPAAEEPIPESTQPKPRSVPLRSQRGSVHSYVKGRDIVLNDETISDSLKYTDVGPCAYTSVKWDEGVGISYNDALAHICEHQKGPTRSERVVLDDEDDDFIPEESPPPSTEDTSISTRQKSDLLNVVKDVDEDPATDADEEADSEGTGLDA; encoded by the exons ATGAGGAAGAAGACTGTTGTACAAATGCCTCCTAGAGAAAAGATACATAAGCTTCCTGCAAAACCTAGGTCCTCTACTCGTTCAAGAGACCAAACCTTCACTTTCTCACCTTCACCTCCTACCTCTCCACCACAAACTGATCCCATGGCGCGGACCAAGAACACACCAAGATTCCCAGCCTCTGCCAAGCCAACGCCACCACCAATGGCACCGCCTTCAAAACCAAGCTCTTCGAAACCTAGCTCATCCAAGGGCAAACTCCCTGCTGCTGAAGAACCTATTCCTGAGTCAACTCAGCCTAAGCCAAGGTCTGTTCCATTGCGTTCACAAAGAG GAAGTGTGCATTCTTATGTTAAGGGCAGAGACATTGTTTTAAATGATGAAACAATCAGTGATTCtttgaagtatactgatgttgggccATGCGCTTATACATCTGTTAAGTGGGATGAGGGAGTTGGTATTTCTTACAATGATGCTTTGGCTCatatttgtgaacat caaaagggaCCTACTCGTTCAGAGAGAGTGGTCttggatgatgaagatgatgacttTATTCCTGAAGAatctcctcctccttccaccGAGGATACTTCCATCTCCACTAGACAAAAATCTGATCTGCTGAATGTTGTCAAAGATGTG GATGAAGACCCTGCCACTGATGCTGATGAAGAAGCTGATTCAGAGGGGACTGGTTTGGATGCCTAG